In Anaerobacillus isosaccharinicus, one genomic interval encodes:
- a CDS encoding FecCD family ABC transporter permease, producing the protein MIHPSIVKKQRIVLAILVGLILLTVVIGMASGYSALSYQRLLPTLLGQGTFKEEFVLFSVRLPRIVITLLAGMALALSGAILQGVTRNDLADPGIIGINSGAGVAIAVFFLFAPLKVGSFVFLLPVVAFSGAFVTATLIYLLAYDKKVGLQPIRLVLIGVGFSMALSGVMIVLISSADRFKVEFIAKWLAGNIWGADWPFIWALLPWLAILIPFTLYKANRLNLLGLSEPIAVGVGVSIEKERIVLLLTAVALAASAVSVTGGIAFIGLMAPHMAKALVGPRNQLFLPVAILLGGWLLLFADTVGRNLIEPEGIAAGIMVALIGGPYFMYLLLKK; encoded by the coding sequence ATGATCCATCCAAGCATTGTAAAAAAACAGAGGATCGTTTTAGCTATTTTAGTTGGACTAATTCTCCTAACCGTCGTGATTGGGATGGCTTCAGGATATTCCGCGTTATCCTATCAAAGATTATTACCGACTCTTTTAGGTCAAGGAACATTTAAAGAAGAGTTTGTTTTGTTTTCGGTTCGTCTGCCAAGGATTGTGATTACATTATTAGCAGGGATGGCTCTAGCCTTGTCGGGTGCCATCTTGCAAGGCGTTACGAGAAATGACTTAGCCGACCCAGGGATTATTGGGATAAATTCTGGTGCGGGTGTCGCGATTGCTGTTTTCTTTTTATTTGCTCCGTTAAAAGTAGGTTCCTTTGTTTTCTTACTTCCGGTAGTAGCATTTAGCGGTGCTTTTGTCACTGCGACACTTATTTATCTACTTGCCTATGATAAGAAAGTCGGTCTTCAGCCGATAAGGTTAGTGCTTATCGGGGTCGGTTTTTCAATGGCATTATCTGGTGTGATGATTGTCTTAATCTCATCAGCGGATCGCTTTAAAGTAGAGTTTATTGCAAAATGGCTCGCCGGTAACATTTGGGGAGCGGATTGGCCATTTATCTGGGCATTACTTCCATGGTTAGCTATCCTAATTCCTTTCACGTTATACAAAGCGAATCGCTTAAATCTTCTTGGACTTAGCGAACCAATAGCAGTTGGAGTCGGTGTTTCAATTGAAAAAGAACGGATTGTCTTATTGCTAACGGCTGTTGCGCTTGCTGCTTCAGCGGTTTCTGTAACGGGAGGAATTGCCTTTATTGGACTTATGGCCCCTCATATGGCAAAAGCCTTAGTCGGTCCTAGAAACCAATTATTTCTGCCAGTTGCGATTTTGTTAGGAGGATGGCTCCTATTGTTTGCAGATACGGTCGGTCGGAATTTAATTGAACCAGAAGGAATAGCCGCCGGTATTATGGTTGCATTAATCGGTGGACCTTATTTTATGTATTTATTGTTAAAGAAATAG
- a CDS encoding ABC transporter ATP-binding protein, with the protein MGRLFTQNLNIGYGESLIVKELSVEIPDKKITTIIGSNGCGKSTLLKAITRIITHQSGEVVLDGKNISKESTKLLAKKMAILPQTPESASGLTVGELVSYGRFPHQKGFGRLSKKDYEVIDWALEVTGTIDFKYRPVDALSGGQRQRVWIAMALAQETEIIFLDEPTTYLDMAHQLEVLELLQNLNREQGRTIIMVLHDLNQAARFADYIIALKNGEIVKAGNCEEVINHHILKKVFNIDAEIGRDPRTNKPMCITYNLLRGEMTDEKIINSIYARTGTAY; encoded by the coding sequence ATGGGACGACTTTTTACCCAAAATCTAAATATTGGTTATGGAGAAAGTTTAATTGTAAAAGAACTAAGTGTGGAAATCCCAGATAAGAAAATTACAACCATTATCGGTTCGAACGGGTGCGGTAAGTCTACGCTTCTAAAAGCAATTACTCGTATCATCACCCACCAATCTGGAGAAGTGGTTTTAGATGGCAAAAATATCTCGAAAGAAAGTACAAAGCTTCTAGCAAAAAAAATGGCGATTCTTCCGCAAACACCTGAAAGTGCCAGCGGCTTAACTGTTGGTGAATTGGTGTCCTACGGACGTTTTCCTCACCAAAAAGGATTTGGACGGTTATCGAAAAAAGATTATGAAGTGATTGATTGGGCACTTGAAGTTACAGGAACAATTGACTTTAAGTATCGACCTGTTGATGCTTTGTCAGGTGGTCAACGTCAACGTGTATGGATTGCGATGGCTCTTGCGCAAGAAACTGAAATTATCTTTCTAGATGAACCCACAACGTATTTGGATATGGCGCATCAGCTTGAGGTACTAGAGCTTTTACAAAATCTAAATAGAGAGCAAGGCCGAACAATTATTATGGTTCTTCATGATTTAAATCAAGCTGCTCGGTTTGCAGATTATATTATCGCTCTAAAAAATGGAGAGATAGTAAAGGCTGGTAACTGTGAAGAAGTTATCAACCATCATATCTTGAAAAAAGTGTTCAATATTGATGCTGAGATCGGTAGAGACCCGAGAACAAATAAACCAATGTGTATTACCTATAACCTACTTAGAGGAGAAATGACAGATGAAAAAATTATTAATTCCATTTATGCTCGTACTGGTACTGCTTATTAG
- a CDS encoding LTA synthase family protein, translated as MASAKLKLKELLVRNKFMWTAVFLLWIKTYVIYKVGFRISSEKLLQEFLLFINPLSSAVFLLGFCLFFRGKLKYIMVILVSLFATIVLYGNLVYYRFFSDFLTWPVLFQTGNAKDLQGSVFELMSPLDLFLLVDVMILLILFLKSKRPVAETIKYEKIGLFATALLLFIVNLTIAQIERPQLLTRAFDREMLVKNIGTFNYHIYDAFIQSKAKTQRVFASSSDILEVRNYTMSNYKKPDATMFGIAQDKNIILISMESIQSFVINKEVDGEEITPFLNNLIKDSYYFENFYHQTSQGKTSDSEFLVDNSLFGKDSGAVFFTHSGNEYNALPEILKSKDYYTSVMHANNKSFWNRDLMYEALGYDHFFDIASYEVTDENSIGWGLKDADFFEQSIAHLKSQPTPFYTKFITLTNHFPFELSEEDQFIDELDTNSRTLNQYVTTVRYMDYALEVFFDRLKAEGLYENAVFILYGDHYGISDYHNKAMSMFLEKEEITPFDSVQLQRVPMYIHIPGHVNNKTLQTVSGQIDVKPTILHMLGIEDRNEIQFGTDLFSPYRKSFVVLRDGSFVTDTHVYTKDTCYLKNTGEEVEMTYCEPYRQKAKLDLHYSDKMIYGDLLRFDLDN; from the coding sequence ATGGCTAGTGCCAAACTGAAACTGAAAGAGTTATTAGTTAGAAATAAGTTCATGTGGACAGCTGTCTTTTTGTTGTGGATAAAAACTTATGTCATTTATAAAGTTGGTTTTAGAATTTCGTCTGAAAAACTATTGCAGGAATTTTTATTATTCATAAACCCGCTTAGTTCAGCAGTTTTCTTATTAGGATTTTGTTTATTTTTTAGAGGGAAATTAAAGTACATCATGGTTATTTTAGTAAGTTTATTTGCAACGATTGTTCTTTATGGCAATCTAGTATACTATCGCTTTTTTTCCGACTTTCTAACGTGGCCAGTGTTGTTTCAAACAGGTAATGCAAAAGATTTACAAGGTAGTGTGTTTGAGCTAATGAGTCCACTAGATCTGTTTTTACTAGTAGATGTCATGATTCTTCTAATTTTATTCTTGAAGAGTAAGAGACCTGTGGCAGAAACGATTAAATATGAAAAGATTGGTTTATTTGCTACAGCATTGTTACTTTTTATCGTTAACTTGACGATTGCACAAATAGAGCGTCCGCAATTATTAACACGGGCATTTGATCGAGAAATGCTGGTGAAAAATATCGGTACGTTTAATTATCATATTTATGATGCTTTTATTCAGTCTAAAGCTAAGACTCAACGTGTTTTTGCTAGTAGTTCTGATATTCTGGAAGTTAGAAACTACACGATGTCTAATTATAAAAAACCAGATGCGACTATGTTTGGGATTGCGCAAGATAAGAATATTATTTTGATTTCGATGGAATCAATCCAAAGCTTTGTTATAAATAAGGAAGTTGATGGAGAAGAAATTACACCTTTTCTAAATAATCTTATCAAGGATAGTTATTATTTTGAAAACTTCTATCATCAAACATCGCAAGGAAAAACATCAGATTCTGAGTTTCTTGTCGATAATTCATTGTTCGGTAAAGATAGCGGCGCTGTATTTTTTACTCATTCCGGAAATGAATATAATGCACTTCCAGAAATTTTGAAAAGTAAAGATTACTATACTTCTGTTATGCATGCAAACAATAAAAGCTTTTGGAATCGTGATTTGATGTATGAGGCCTTAGGGTATGATCACTTCTTTGATATCGCATCATACGAGGTGACTGATGAAAATTCAATTGGTTGGGGTTTAAAAGATGCTGATTTCTTTGAGCAATCGATCGCACATCTAAAGTCGCAGCCAACACCTTTTTACACGAAGTTTATTACATTAACAAACCACTTTCCCTTTGAATTATCTGAAGAAGACCAATTTATTGATGAGTTAGATACGAATAGTCGCACATTAAACCAGTATGTAACGACAGTGAGATATATGGACTATGCGCTTGAAGTCTTTTTCGATCGATTGAAAGCAGAAGGGCTTTATGAGAACGCGGTTTTTATCCTTTATGGCGATCATTATGGAATTTCAGATTATCACAATAAAGCAATGAGTATGTTCTTAGAAAAGGAAGAGATTACCCCTTTTGATAGTGTGCAGTTGCAGCGTGTACCTATGTATATTCATATACCAGGTCATGTAAACAATAAGACATTACAGACTGTTAGTGGGCAAATCGACGTAAAGCCAACGATTTTGCATATGTTAGGAATTGAAGATCGAAATGAAATTCAATTTGGAACAGATCTTTTCTCACCTTATCGTAAATCGTTTGTCGTGTTACGAGACGGAAGCTTTGTAACAGACACACATGTTTATACGAAAGATACGTGTTACTTAAAAAACACAGGTGAAGAAGTCGAAATGACTTATTGTGAACCTTATCGACAAAAAGCAAAATTAGACTTACATTATTCGGATAAAATGATTTATGGTGACTTGTTACGATTTGATTTAGATAATTAG
- a CDS encoding metallophosphoesterase translates to MPIIFIAFLLIYFLLAYYVAYNGWIWLKSTLSFTYKKSYYFTMFFVSISFFIGQFLDFQLFNWIGYVWLIFFGYGLLIFPILNLIYFLNKKRGLKWFGFGIIAFYLFVFTYGSYNMWNPVVVSYDVEIQKESEMDDLKILLISDIHISETIGNRFINRLINLSNQVEPDLIFLAGDVLDNSIDPYLKHNIGETLAGLAAPLGVYAVLGNHEYYGNDIPIFIEEMNQIDVEVLIDEVFNYNDLFYIVGRKDYSDQERQDIALLTSNLEKTKPIFLIDHQPREFDEISAAGVDLMVSGHTHKGQVFPGNLITNAIYENHYGLLTKDTLHTIVSSGYGIWGPPFRIGSRSEVVEIHVKFTN, encoded by the coding sequence GTGCCGATAATATTTATTGCTTTCCTATTGATTTATTTTTTACTTGCTTATTATGTTGCTTACAATGGGTGGATTTGGCTCAAATCTACGTTAAGTTTCACATACAAAAAATCATACTATTTCACCATGTTTTTTGTGTCTATTTCCTTTTTTATCGGTCAGTTCCTTGATTTCCAATTATTTAACTGGATTGGTTATGTATGGCTAATCTTTTTTGGGTACGGATTATTGATCTTTCCAATTCTCAATTTGATCTATTTTTTAAATAAAAAAAGAGGCTTGAAATGGTTTGGCTTTGGGATAATTGCTTTCTATCTATTTGTGTTTACCTATGGGTCTTATAATATGTGGAACCCGGTAGTCGTTAGTTACGATGTGGAAATTCAGAAAGAATCGGAAATGGATGATTTAAAGATATTGCTAATCTCAGACATCCATATTAGTGAAACGATTGGTAACAGGTTTATTAACCGCTTGATCAACCTATCGAACCAAGTAGAACCTGATCTTATCTTTCTGGCAGGAGATGTACTAGACAACAGTATTGACCCCTATTTAAAACATAATATTGGTGAAACATTAGCGGGCCTAGCTGCTCCGCTGGGTGTTTACGCTGTCCTTGGTAACCATGAATATTACGGAAATGATATTCCAATATTTATTGAGGAGATGAATCAAATAGATGTTGAAGTTTTAATAGATGAAGTGTTTAATTATAACGATTTATTTTACATTGTCGGTCGAAAAGATTACTCAGATCAAGAAAGACAAGATATTGCTTTATTAACGTCTAATTTAGAGAAGACCAAGCCTATCTTTTTAATAGATCATCAACCAAGAGAATTTGATGAAATCAGTGCTGCTGGAGTGGATCTAATGGTGTCCGGCCACACACATAAAGGACAGGTATTTCCTGGTAACCTCATCACAAATGCGATCTATGAAAATCATTATGGCCTTCTAACAAAAGATACTCTTCACACCATTGTGTCTTCAGGGTACGGCATATGGGGTCCACCATTTCGCATTGGTAGTAGATCAGAAGTGGTTGAGATACATGTAAAATTTACAAACTAA
- a CDS encoding undecaprenyl-diphosphate phosphatase, with translation MEDLIILLKYLFLGIFQGITEPIPVSSSGHLILLQELIGVELGGLTFEVIVNFASLIAVLMIYRDSVSKLFLGATHYLIRRQKKDQEDFRFVMYLIIGTVPAVIIGLLLGDKIAEHLTGVKVIGATLLVTGIALWLIRNLRGRKNDSDLSIKDAVIVGLAQAVALIPGISRSGATIVAAMALGMKQETALKFSFLLYIPVSVGGIVLAISDLLKMPNITDLLVPYLIAFVGSLVASYFSLRWFMGIMARGNLVYFSVYCFVVGTLAILVF, from the coding sequence ATGGAAGATTTAATTATCTTATTAAAGTATTTATTTTTAGGGATTTTTCAAGGTATAACAGAACCTATTCCTGTATCATCTAGTGGTCATCTTATCTTGCTTCAAGAATTAATTGGTGTTGAGCTTGGAGGGTTAACCTTTGAAGTAATCGTCAATTTTGCTTCATTAATTGCGGTATTAATGATCTATCGCGACTCAGTTTCCAAACTTTTCTTAGGTGCTACGCATTATCTAATTCGAAGGCAGAAAAAAGATCAGGAAGATTTTCGCTTTGTCATGTATTTAATTATTGGGACAGTACCAGCTGTGATCATAGGGCTATTATTAGGAGATAAAATTGCGGAACATTTAACAGGGGTAAAGGTAATTGGAGCAACTTTACTTGTAACAGGTATAGCACTGTGGCTCATTCGTAATCTCCGCGGCAGAAAAAATGATTCAGATCTATCAATTAAGGATGCGGTTATTGTCGGACTTGCTCAGGCTGTTGCGCTCATTCCTGGGATTAGTAGGTCGGGTGCTACAATTGTTGCAGCAATGGCACTTGGAATGAAACAAGAAACCGCTTTGAAATTTTCCTTCCTTCTCTATATTCCAGTGAGCGTAGGAGGAATCGTTTTAGCCATATCAGATTTATTAAAAATGCCTAATATCACTGATTTACTAGTTCCATACCTAATTGCCTTTGTCGGCTCGCTGGTGGCATCTTATTTTTCGCTAAGGTGGTTTATGGGGATTATGGCTAGGGGCAATTTAGTTTATTTTTCAGTTTATTGTTTTGTTGTAGGAACACTAGCAATCTTAGTATTTTAA
- a CDS encoding iron-hydroxamate ABC transporter substrate-binding protein, producing MKKLLIPFMLVLVLLISACGNNKETNTEVKEPEATEVAAEVEVETSSDTIIYQSENGPIEVPANPERVIVLATFAGNVLALDVNLVGVDPWSKMNPRYDLVDVEEVTDESLEKIIELDPDLIIGLSYANNVDKLNEIAPTVTFTYGALGYLEQHLEIGKLLNKEAEAQAWIDDFKSRANAAGEEIRSKIGEDATVTVVENFDKELYVFGDNWARGTEILYQEMNLKMPDKVVELALEQGYYALSFEVLPEVAGDYIIFSKNSDSDTSFQETETYKNIPAVQKNQVFEVNAKEFYFNDPLTLEFQLEFFINHFLKN from the coding sequence ATGAAAAAATTATTAATTCCATTTATGCTCGTACTGGTACTGCTTATTAGTGCGTGTGGCAACAATAAGGAAACAAACACAGAAGTAAAAGAACCTGAGGCAACGGAAGTCGCAGCAGAAGTAGAAGTAGAAACTAGCAGCGATACAATTATTTATCAATCAGAAAACGGTCCTATTGAAGTCCCAGCTAATCCTGAGCGAGTAATTGTCCTTGCTACGTTTGCTGGAAATGTGTTAGCTTTAGACGTAAATCTTGTTGGTGTTGATCCATGGTCAAAAATGAACCCACGTTATGATTTAGTTGATGTAGAAGAAGTTACCGATGAGAGCTTAGAAAAAATTATTGAACTAGATCCAGATTTAATTATTGGTCTTTCATATGCGAATAATGTAGACAAATTAAATGAGATCGCTCCTACTGTAACCTTTACTTACGGGGCATTAGGTTATTTAGAGCAACATTTAGAAATTGGGAAACTGTTAAATAAAGAAGCAGAAGCACAAGCTTGGATCGATGATTTCAAATCACGTGCAAATGCTGCAGGAGAAGAAATTCGCTCGAAAATTGGTGAAGACGCAACGGTTACTGTTGTTGAAAACTTCGACAAAGAACTTTATGTTTTCGGTGACAACTGGGCTCGTGGAACAGAAATTCTCTATCAGGAAATGAATTTAAAGATGCCTGATAAAGTGGTTGAATTAGCTTTAGAGCAAGGTTATTACGCATTGTCATTTGAAGTATTGCCAGAAGTTGCAGGCGACTATATTATTTTCAGTAAAAATTCAGACTCTGATACTTCGTTCCAAGAAACTGAAACATACAAAAATATCCCAGCAGTTCAAAAGAATCAAGTGTTTGAAGTAAACGCAAAAGAATTTTATTTTAATGATCCGCTAACACTAGAATTTCAATTAGAATTCTTCATTAATCATTTTCTTAAAAACTAA
- a CDS encoding hemolysin family protein, with protein MLLVLLIVLVFLSAFFSSAETAFSSVNQIRLKNYVEQKRSGSMKALYISENFDRALSTILVGNNIVNISAATISAKLATDIFGATIGLPLSTFAMTVIILIFGEILPKSFAKEHAEQFALKIAGILLFLMRVLSPIIWFFIKLKVLVSKVMKQKDDLPTYTEEEIKELLNLSEAEGVIDKKENELVHRSLNFNDISVNQIFVPRINVIAIDINHPIEEIKQIFLKERYSRIPVYEEHVDNIIGILSEREFLGKLVQKDEITIRDLLRKPTFVIETLKIADLLPQLQKNKTHMAIVIDEFGGTAGIITMEDILEELVGEIWDEHDEKISVMNQIDQDNYEFFAEFPLRHFAKIMKIPTLNSSYQTLGGWVIEKFEQVPNQGDEFQYEHLTIMINEIENRRVKKVLVKLNQKQ; from the coding sequence TTGTTATTAGTATTACTAATAGTCCTTGTTTTTTTATCTGCCTTCTTTTCATCTGCAGAAACAGCATTTTCAAGTGTTAATCAAATTCGTTTAAAAAACTATGTAGAGCAAAAACGGAGTGGGAGTATGAAGGCTCTCTATATTTCAGAGAATTTTGACCGTGCACTATCAACAATCCTAGTTGGAAATAACATCGTAAATATATCGGCCGCGACGATCTCTGCAAAGTTAGCTACAGACATTTTTGGGGCAACTATTGGTTTACCCCTAAGTACGTTTGCAATGACTGTCATTATTCTAATTTTTGGTGAAATCCTACCTAAATCTTTTGCAAAAGAACATGCAGAACAATTCGCCTTAAAAATTGCGGGAATTTTGCTTTTTCTAATGAGAGTACTAAGTCCAATCATTTGGTTTTTCATTAAGTTAAAAGTATTGGTTTCCAAAGTGATGAAACAAAAGGATGATTTACCTACATATACCGAAGAGGAAATAAAAGAATTATTAAACCTTAGTGAAGCTGAAGGTGTTATCGACAAAAAGGAAAACGAACTCGTGCATCGTTCTCTAAATTTTAACGATATAAGTGTCAATCAAATATTTGTTCCAAGAATAAATGTTATAGCCATTGACATAAATCATCCTATTGAAGAGATAAAACAAATCTTTTTAAAGGAACGTTACTCGAGAATACCAGTCTACGAAGAGCATGTTGATAATATCATTGGAATTCTATCTGAAAGGGAGTTTTTAGGTAAACTTGTTCAAAAAGATGAAATAACGATTAGAGACCTTTTGAGAAAACCTACGTTTGTTATTGAAACTTTAAAAATAGCCGACCTTTTACCGCAATTGCAAAAAAATAAAACACATATGGCGATCGTTATTGACGAATTTGGAGGTACAGCAGGTATAATAACGATGGAAGATATTTTAGAAGAATTAGTTGGGGAGATTTGGGATGAACATGATGAAAAGATAAGTGTCATGAACCAAATTGATCAGGATAATTATGAGTTTTTTGCGGAGTTTCCGTTGAGACATTTTGCAAAAATCATGAAAATACCTACTCTAAATAGCTCTTACCAAACTTTAGGAGGTTGGGTAATCGAAAAGTTTGAACAAGTTCCGAACCAAGGGGATGAATTTCAATACGAACATTTAACAATCATGATTAATGAAATCGAAAATAGAAGAGTAAAAAAAGTCTTGGTGAAGCTAAATCAAAAGCAGTAA
- a CDS encoding MSMEG_1061 family FMN-dependent PPOX-type flavoprotein, translating to MEKVNFHETSITSEEELRELIGTPHELVANKTITILDEQCKKFISASPLLFLATSDPKGNCDVSPRGDQPGSIYVLNDHQLVIPDRPGNKRLDSILNILSNPHVGLIFLIPGFDEVLRVNGKATIIKNNDILDKMNIKGKPPLLGIGVDVEECFIHCPRALKESEIWSPDKWPKNQDIPSMIEIFRAHLKINGIDY from the coding sequence ATGGAGAAAGTAAATTTTCATGAGACTTCGATTACTTCAGAAGAAGAGCTTAGGGAACTCATCGGTACTCCACACGAGCTCGTTGCAAATAAAACCATTACAATACTAGACGAGCAATGTAAAAAATTTATCTCAGCATCACCCCTTCTATTTCTTGCCACCTCTGATCCTAAAGGCAACTGTGATGTTTCCCCAAGAGGAGACCAACCAGGTTCTATTTATGTATTGAATGATCACCAGCTCGTCATTCCAGACCGTCCTGGAAATAAACGGCTTGATTCAATTTTAAATATTCTTTCTAACCCTCATGTCGGCTTAATTTTTCTAATCCCAGGTTTTGACGAAGTACTGCGCGTGAACGGGAAAGCTACGATCATAAAAAATAATGACATTCTTGATAAAATGAACATAAAGGGTAAACCTCCACTACTTGGCATCGGGGTAGACGTCGAGGAATGCTTTATCCATTGCCCTAGAGCTTTGAAGGAATCAGAGATATGGAGTCCTGATAAATGGCCGAAAAATCAAGACATCCCGTCAATGATAGAGATTTTCCGTGCTCACTTGAAGATAAATGGTATTGATTATTAA
- a CDS encoding retropepsin-like aspartic protease produces MKIKYKYGLLLVDISLTFKGKSIVIENMVVDTGAARTLISQNVVEEIGLGVDLQDRIVTYYGIGGKEHAFRKRVDLIQIGDFTAKEVELDFNDFGYDDINGLLGLDLLMKAGYIIDLSKLQMNKNN; encoded by the coding sequence ATGAAAATTAAATATAAATATGGATTACTTTTAGTTGATATTAGTTTGACGTTCAAAGGAAAAAGCATAGTAATTGAGAATATGGTGGTAGATACAGGGGCAGCTAGAACACTTATTTCACAGAATGTTGTAGAAGAAATTGGTCTAGGAGTAGATTTACAGGATAGAATTGTCACTTATTATGGAATTGGTGGAAAAGAGCACGCTTTTAGGAAACGAGTCGACTTAATTCAAATTGGCGATTTTACAGCAAAAGAAGTGGAGTTAGATTTTAATGATTTTGGATATGACGATATCAATGGTTTACTAGGCTTAGATTTGTTAATGAAAGCCGGTTACATTATTGATTTGTCAAAACTACAAATGAATAAAAACAACTAA
- a CDS encoding FecCD family ABC transporter permease, translated as MTKVNQRSMPFIYKLLLGLLVLISMFFLSLVFGAANITVKDVWQAVATNMTNDQILIIREIRLPREVGAILVGAALAVSGAIMQGMTRNPLADPGLFGLTAGANASLAIAIAFIPSLNYFGIMIACFIGAAVGAVMVFGIAAMKKGGFSPFRIVLAGAAVSAFLYAIAQGVGIFFKISKDVSMWTAGGLIGTTWSQLQVIIPFVVIGILIALSLSRQLTILSLNEEVAVGLGQNINLIKAILFIVIILLTGAAVSLVGNMAFIGLMVPHIVRAFVGTDYRYIIPMSAIIGSTFMLLADTLGRVINAPYETSVVAIVAIMGLPFFLLIVRKGGREFS; from the coding sequence ATGACAAAAGTAAATCAACGTTCGATGCCCTTTATATACAAACTACTATTAGGATTACTTGTGCTCATAAGTATGTTTTTTTTGTCGCTTGTTTTTGGTGCCGCTAACATTACCGTCAAAGATGTCTGGCAAGCAGTAGCCACGAATATGACAAATGATCAGATTTTAATTATCAGAGAGATTCGTTTGCCACGTGAGGTTGGAGCTATTTTGGTTGGAGCCGCTCTTGCGGTTTCAGGGGCGATCATGCAAGGAATGACAAGAAACCCACTTGCTGACCCAGGGTTGTTTGGTTTAACTGCAGGAGCAAATGCAAGCTTAGCAATTGCAATTGCTTTTATACCTTCATTAAATTACTTTGGGATCATGATTGCTTGTTTTATTGGAGCAGCCGTTGGAGCAGTGATGGTATTTGGTATCGCCGCCATGAAAAAGGGTGGTTTTTCTCCATTTCGAATTGTCTTAGCTGGCGCGGCAGTTTCTGCTTTCTTATATGCAATCGCACAAGGGGTCGGTATATTCTTTAAAATTTCAAAAGATGTGTCAATGTGGACAGCTGGAGGGTTGATTGGGACAACATGGAGTCAGCTTCAAGTCATTATCCCGTTTGTTGTTATAGGAATACTTATTGCACTTTCGTTATCTAGACAGCTTACAATCCTTAGCTTAAACGAAGAAGTTGCTGTCGGACTTGGGCAAAACATTAACCTCATTAAAGCAATCCTTTTTATTGTGATTATTTTACTTACGGGGGCTGCAGTTTCTCTTGTCGGTAATATGGCTTTTATCGGGTTAATGGTTCCTCATATTGTTCGTGCCTTTGTTGGCACTGATTACCGCTATATTATTCCGATGTCAGCAATCATTGGTTCAACCTTTATGCTGTTAGCAGATACATTAGGACGAGTCATTAATGCACCCTACGAAACGTCAGTCGTGGCAATTGTTGCAATCATGGGACTACCATTTTTCCTATTGATTGTCCGTAAAGGAGGCAGGGAGTTCTCATGA
- a CDS encoding DUF368 domain-containing protein, whose protein sequence is MNNIMRNVIRGIIMGITDLIPGISGGTIAMVLGIYHELLASINGVFSKDWRKHLLFLAPLLLGIGIALVSFSRLIEWLIINHSQPLFFFFNGLILGIIPFLLRTANYKKTFQVSHYTLLIIAAILVASTSLIHEGGMQEIWTNLSLSEYIFLFFSGWLASSAMILPGISGSLIFLLLGVYPTVINAISTLNLTVILVTGLGIVFGIIITSKLVQFLLLQFSTLTYSVMIGLVFGSLIVTFPGLPATVPYTILCIALFLTGSILAIMLGRFEHKNKLPKITKKGSMV, encoded by the coding sequence ATGAACAACATTATGCGAAATGTTATTCGTGGTATTATTATGGGGATTACTGACTTAATCCCCGGAATTAGTGGTGGTACAATTGCAATGGTTTTAGGTATTTATCATGAACTACTTGCATCTATTAATGGTGTGTTTAGTAAAGACTGGCGAAAACACTTATTATTTTTAGCTCCACTACTACTTGGTATTGGGATTGCGTTAGTGAGCTTTAGTCGTTTAATTGAGTGGCTCATCATCAATCATTCCCAACCTTTATTTTTCTTTTTTAATGGGCTAATTTTAGGGATAATCCCATTTCTGCTCCGAACAGCAAATTACAAAAAGACATTTCAAGTTAGTCATTACACATTATTAATAATAGCTGCTATACTGGTTGCGTCTACTAGCTTAATTCATGAAGGTGGCATGCAAGAAATTTGGACAAACTTAAGCTTGAGTGAGTATATATTTCTATTTTTCTCTGGTTGGCTTGCTAGTTCGGCCATGATTTTACCAGGGATTAGCGGTTCTTTAATTTTCCTACTACTGGGTGTTTATCCGACTGTCATTAATGCCATTTCAACCTTAAACTTGACAGTTATTCTCGTTACCGGTTTAGGAATAGTCTTTGGGATTATTATTACGAGCAAGTTAGTCCAATTCTTGTTACTTCAATTCAGTACATTAACTTACTCCGTTATGATCGGTTTAGTTTTTGGATCACTCATTGTTACCTTCCCTGGTTTACCAGCAACCGTTCCTTACACTATTTTATGTATTGCATTGTTTCTCACGGGCTCCATCTTAGCAATCATGCTCGGTCGTTTTGAACATAAAAATAAATTACCTAAAATTACAAAAAAAGGAAGCATGGTTTAA